A single window of Syntrophotalea acetylenica DNA harbors:
- a CDS encoding NAD(P)-dependent oxidoreductase translates to MRILLASPIDTEALAILQQRHDVVSCIGASQEQLRERIRDREILIFRSGVEISGELMAEAPGLRLLIRAGSGLDNIDLDYLRTHGLELQRIPQPGARAVAELAFGLMLALSRQILVADRLLREGVWAKHRLTGHLLTSKQLGIVGLGNIGSLLANMGLAWNMRVTGCVEHPSPERAAAFASQGIQLADLDTVLASADYLSVCVPLKDSTCKLIGREELAMLKPGSYVLNMARGGIIDEAALSEVLRQGSLAGAALDVHQVEGGGAISPLADLPNVVLTPHIGAMTIDSQREIGRRIIGIVDTFAVSGSTPDGQARETGLPL, encoded by the coding sequence ATGAGAATCCTGCTTGCCAGCCCGATCGACACCGAGGCTCTCGCCATCCTCCAGCAGCGGCACGATGTGGTTTCATGCATCGGCGCCAGCCAGGAACAACTGCGGGAGCGGATCCGGGATCGGGAAATCCTGATCTTTCGCAGCGGCGTCGAGATCAGCGGCGAACTCATGGCCGAAGCGCCGGGGCTGCGGCTACTGATCCGCGCCGGCTCCGGGCTGGACAACATCGATCTGGACTACCTGCGCACCCATGGTCTGGAACTGCAGAGGATACCCCAGCCCGGAGCCAGAGCCGTGGCGGAACTGGCGTTTGGCCTGATGCTGGCGCTGTCCCGGCAGATCCTGGTGGCAGACCGCTTGCTGCGCGAGGGGGTCTGGGCCAAACACCGCCTGACCGGGCACCTGCTGACCAGCAAGCAACTGGGCATCGTCGGGCTTGGCAACATCGGCTCCCTGCTGGCGAACATGGGCCTGGCCTGGAACATGCGGGTCACGGGCTGTGTGGAACACCCCTCGCCGGAACGGGCCGCAGCCTTTGCGAGCCAGGGCATCCAGCTGGCCGATCTGGATACCGTTCTTGCTTCGGCCGACTACCTGAGCGTTTGCGTCCCCCTGAAAGACTCGACCTGCAAGCTCATCGGCCGCGAGGAACTGGCCATGCTGAAACCGGGCAGCTATGTTCTGAACATGGCCCGGGGCGGCATCATCGATGAAGCGGCGCTGAGCGAAGTCCTGCGCCAGGGATCCCTGGCTGGCGCGGCACTGGATGTGCACCAGGTGGAAGGCGGCGGCGCCATCTCGCCGCTGGCCGACTTGCCCAATGTGGTGCTGACGCCGCACATCGGCGCCATGACTATCGACTCCCAGCGGGAGATCGGACGCCGGATCATCGGCATTGTCGACACCTTCGCCGTTTCCGGATCAACACCCGACGGGCAGGCACGGGAAACAGGACTGCCGCTTTAG